A genomic window from Streptomyces broussonetiae includes:
- a CDS encoding ATP-grasp domain-containing protein produces MADLVLGISAYYHDSAAALVADGVPVAAAQETFTFEGRTSVLGVTDKLLGPTPHFVELGHTFPSALADEATAAAELAVAALDAPGFDFGPAHVEAKLTPRGPVLIEVNAHTGGDFIPDLVHHATGVELLRQSVVAHSGGRPDLTPTRAEGAAIRFIAGRSGTVTGVPDPGVLANFPSVVAFRTKAEAGRRTVWPSHSHERLGHVMTRAASPARAAVQADAALAHLAPVYEE; encoded by the coding sequence CGGCGGCCCTCGTCGCCGACGGCGTGCCGGTGGCCGCAGCACAGGAGACGTTCACTTTCGAGGGCCGTACGAGCGTGCTCGGCGTCACCGACAAACTGCTGGGCCCGACACCGCACTTCGTCGAGCTGGGCCACACCTTCCCGTCGGCGCTGGCCGACGAGGCCACGGCGGCCGCGGAGCTTGCCGTGGCGGCACTGGACGCCCCCGGCTTCGACTTCGGCCCGGCGCACGTGGAGGCCAAGCTGACCCCGCGCGGCCCGGTGCTGATCGAGGTCAACGCGCACACGGGCGGGGACTTCATCCCTGATCTGGTCCATCACGCCACGGGGGTGGAACTGCTGCGCCAGTCGGTCGTCGCGCACAGCGGCGGACGCCCCGATCTGACGCCGACCCGGGCCGAGGGCGCCGCGATCCGGTTCATCGCCGGGCGGTCGGGGACGGTGACCGGCGTACCCGACCCGGGCGTCCTGGCCAACTTCCCCTCGGTCGTCGCCTTCCGGACGAAGGCCGAGGCCGGCCGGCGGACCGTCTGGCCGTCCCACAGCCACGAGCGGCTGGGCCATGTGATGACCCGCGCGGCGAGCCCGGCCCGGGCCGCGGTGCAGGCGGATGCGGCACTGGCCCACCTCGCGCCGGTCTACGAGGAGTGA